The genomic window TGCAAAAAAGTCATCACAAGTAATAATTTTCCTACTAACCTTCCTCTCATCCAAAAGTACCAAATCCATGTTTCAACAGCACAGTACATGGATGAATCCTAGTCAACATGAACTACACATCATCAACATATAAGACAATAATTCTTAGACATGCAACAATACACATTTAACATATAAAACATTGATTGAAATAAATACGATTACATTTTTCTTATATACATAGTGGCAAAAATAACATGTATTTCtcaacaattaatcaaatgtacTTGTTCAACATTGGTATAAAACATATAAATaaggaatgtaaaaaaaaatatctagCCATTTAAAAGAACCAGCTCATAATGACATTTAAAAAGACGACTAATATTTCACATTTTCCAGTGTTTTGACGTATTTGTGCTAGATTATTGGGAGCACAGCTTTCGCCCTCTGAAAGGGTTGGTCAAGTagcaccatcacacacacacagacctttaCACTGGACTCATCTGCAGGTTATCCTTGTCCACCGTTTTGGTCTTTTTGCAGCAGCAGCGTTTACAACACACCACAGTGAGAGTGATGAGGATGATGAATATAGCCAGCATGATGCCAATGGCACCTGAGATCACACCAAAACTGAATTCTGAGGAAAGAAAGAATTTAACATGATCATTTAATTGAAGTTCTTGAAGTTACTAAGCATTGTTGCCGACAGTAAAAAATGACTATTCTAACTTGCCCACATTGCAATTTCTTTATCAACCATATTTGTTGTAGTTACTCAATCCATTACACATTTAATTGAATCCACTGAATTTTACCCTTCTTCAATTCCCTCCACCTCACCCCTAACACATGTGTTTTGCATTGTGGGGTCACTTACCCTCAAAGATGGTCTTGTTCTCTCTGGGTGAGCACTGCGCCTTGCTCCAATCTCCCAGTCTCTTCTGTGCAGAACGAGAGGGGATATAGGCTGCCACTATGACGCAGTAGCTCTGTCCTTTATCCAGATTGGTCAGCTCGACATCTCTCAGGTCTGACATCTTCTCTTTCTGTGGACAGGAGTTTACAGTTTAGTATTATTTCAGGTCACACACTGTTTGGGTTGTCATTGGCGGGAATCGACAGGTATCCGGGATGGACTGGGGACCAAAAATTGGCTTTGGCATTTCTAACATACTGGCCAATTCCTTCCGTCCAGGCCCCCACAACGGCAATTATTTTTTTTCTACAGGCCCCCCATTATTAGCCATATAATTGTAATTTTGGGCAAACCCCTCAATTTAAACCTGCCCACTGGGGTAGAAATGGACCAGCCGATCTGGTATTTGCCGGAACTGCTCTATGGCCAGTCCTCCCTTGACCGGTATAGTCTCAAAAGCATTTACAATAAATGTATGTCCATGACTGTTCAATTCACCTTTCCTGTGCTCCCAGCTTTGTTGTATATGACTCTGTATTTCAGGTCGCTCTTGAAGATGTCTCTGATCGTTAACAGCTGATCATCTTTGTAGAGGGGAGTGAGAGGGTCCTGGATGTGGAGCGTCATCTTGGTCTTGTCTTCACTCTGCACAATCTTGAAAGCGGGTCCTCCTATTTTAGCTGAGAAGAGGATGCAAGTTAGGCACCATAGCCTTAATTTGAATACCATTACTAACACAGCAATGAAGTATTTgatccaaaaaatatatataaccaGCATAATTAACCTTTCTACTATAATAATGCTATAATGCCATTATTGTATAACACAATAACAATGTAAATAATGAAGGACCTGGAAGAAATGTTACTATATGACAATGCAATTTAGGGCAGATTAATAATGTGATGACACTCACTGTGTTTGTAAGGGCTGAACCTATCGGCTCGAGTGTAGGGGAACTCCACAAGGTCAGAGGTAACGCCGGGTAGGGGTTCTGATAGGATGTCGGCAGAGTAGGTCTCCTGCAGGTTCCGCAGCTCGTTGGTGAGGTCACACTCTGTCCTCGAGCTCCGGATGCAGTGAGGGTTCCTTTGTCTGTCCTTACCAACCCTGAACAAAACACCGTCCATCAGTCAGAGTCCTTGAACTGTGCTTTTCTGTCATTCACTTCAAATGAACGAAGTGGTAGTGTGTAGTTGGGTGTATAGGTATACAGTTCCCTCTAATTATTGGGACGTTGAAGCATTTTTTTCCttcttttggctctatactcaAAAGGTTTAGATTTTAAATCAAACAATTACTATGAGGTTAAACTATAGATTATCAGATTTTATTTTAGGGTATTTTTGTAGATATTGGTTTCACCATTTAGAAATTACAAACACTTTTTATACATAGAACCCTCCTtgccccattttaggggaccaaagttttgggacaaattcacttaaaatggtaaaaagttaagtatttggtcccatattcatagcatgcaataactacatcaagcttgtgacttgTGTACATATTTGTTGGCTGCATTTGCTGTTTTAGttttttcagattattttgtgcccaatagaaatgaatgtattgtcattttggggtcacttttattgtaaataagaatagaataagttttctaaacacttctacattatgtggatgctaccattattatggataatcctgaatgaaccGTGAATAATGATGATTGAGAacgctaacctcccctgttattgtaatgagaGGTTTGCATGTCTTGGGTGTATGATCTGtgtgtctaactttctcactcattattcatgattcattcaggattatctgtagAACTGTTTAGAAAcattattcttatttacaataagtgACTCCAAAAacgacacaatacattatttaccattaatttctacaAACAGCAAATGGATTCAACAAATGTGTAGTcccaagcttgatgtagtcattgtgtgctatgaatatgagaccaaatactaaacgttctattacacataagtgaatttcacccaatacttttggtcccctaaaatggcaGTGACTATGTATAAAGAGTGTTGTCATTTCTAATTGGTGGAACcaatatgtacacacacaccctcaaatAAAAGCTGAGAATCTATACTTTAACGACATAGTAattgtttgatttcaaatccaaacttGGAGTATAGAtccaaaagaagaaaaaaatgctTCATGCCCCAATAACTACGGAGGACACAAGGTTGTACACTCAGTTTTTAGTTGGCATTCTGTTGACATATAGTAAAGTATTCACCCAGAACGTGGTCCATTTGATTGTGCTGGCgggatgtttttgttgttgttgttgtcgcaATAGTGATGTGATGATGAACAGTGCAGAGTGAGAATGCAGCGATATGATGTTGGCTACTTACCTAGAAAATTCAACAGTGTATGTGTAGTTGGTAGGCTCAGGGCCCCATGTTAGAATAGTCTTGAAGTTATTGGACACCCACTGAACATCCATTGCCTCGGGGAAATAATCTTCACCTGTAACCCAGGAGAAAAAAAGCAAGGATTAGTTAGTTATCTGTTCTGCACAATGTAGATGTACTACAGTACATTGATAAAGCAGAAAACAAATCAAGATATCATCCACGAAGTAGGCTTTAGCCTAAAGATGAAATAGGATCTATAGCCTACAGCTATGGATTTAAATGCACATATTTTACATGTTACATGAGTAATTATCAAAACGGTCAAATTTACCAGCTGCTCCAATTGTGAATAGTACCGATGAGAGTAAAACTCCGAAGTGAAGGAAAGTCCTTACATCCTCCATTATGATAATCCAAATTGTTACGGTAGCCTCTTTACTATCGAATGCGAATTGTGAACATAGATTTTTTTTCCCACCCCCAGGTGAAACGCGTGTAGCTGCTGTTCGTCTAAGAAGTCATCAAAGTTTGTCAGATAACTGCACAGTGCCGCTGGTGCCTCACTTTTATATCGCACTGAATTCTCGAGTGGTATGTAATGTGAATGACTAATTCAACAATAGCTCCACCTCCCTTACAATTTCTGCAAGAGCATTGCGATTTGTAACTGGTTGAGCATGCTGCCCGAATAATCTGTCGAAGCGCTTATTGTCCATATATGGTTAACCGGATGATGGACAAGCAACTATACCTGTGGCTTGCCATGGCAACGTCGTGGCGGCGGCGGGAATGGAGACATTGAAGCTCATGGAAATTTGAGTCAATGTCTGGATTTGTTGGGAGTCATCTTTTGAAGCTGTATTTTGTGTTCTTTAAATAACTAGAATGATTAGTTTCAATGTTATATAAAATGTGAACTATAAATGACCATTatgcattatatatatatatatatatatattctaaattattataaaaataaatatttgttttcatGGAAAGCCCTTGCAAAATGTGTTGTGAAAAAATGTGTTGAATGGAATGTTATTATTTCTGAGCATACACTCAATCAGAAGCAATTTGGCAGCATAAAAAAAGTCCTGTTCACactaaattaattaattatttctAAATGTTTAACATAAATTAAGGCTTACAAGCTTCAATTAAGTGTACAAGTACCCAACCTGTGACATATTTCTTTGTATGTTGCCATTAGTGGTGATTTAGTGCCAGAGAGAGCGAGTGGATAAGCTCGAAACTCAGCATGGTGAATTAGCTTTAAGTGAAAAGATGGGCTAAGACACTGGTGTACCTGCATTGACACACACCCTACAGACTATGTATAGCTTCTAGCATGGATTTGATTGATAGGGCTATTATTTACCAATCTATGACAAACCACAGCAATTATACATTTAGATATCTTTTTAATTTATGTTTGATTTTTGGACTTAGAGAATATCCAATCGGATTAATCTCTCAAATCATATTGAGAGAATGAATGGTGGGTATATTTACACATACCATAATATTTATAATGGATCATTTATTGTTGATTACTCCCAATTCTGCCATGCCATCATTGTTATTTCACTaatatgctgaatacaacattaCATCATATATTATCATTTGTGGTACATTTGAAAATACAATATCATTCTCAAACTTTCCCTGGATGGGTTTATGTGGCCCTTTAAGGATGAAAAGTAGCTCCTCAAAGTTTCCATGTCTTTTTTCCATCCATAATTACTTTCCCAGGCAGCCCCTCTCCCCCGACTGAAATATGACATCATAATCTCTTGTGTAAAAACAGTAGGAGTTGAAAAATGATTTTCTGGAAGACCAAGGAAGACATTTCGCTTTACTCCAATTAGACCAGTCTTGATGAGGACCGTTTCGAATAATTCTATTTGGGAAGGTCTAAATGGGATCATTGGGACGTCCCAACTCTGACGACACCCCATTGAAGTTCAAATtttaaatggttaaggttaggtagggtTTATGATTGGGGTAAGTGcaggggttaaagttagggtttagggtagggacgtcccaagcaTACCAGATAGCGCTAACAGATTATACTTACTCCACTTCAATCAGCCATTTCATTGAATGGTTTATATGGTCTGAGCTACTATTGACCTTCAACCTTTGACTAATGACCTTTGAAATAAGAATTGCAATGGTTATATTTAGTGCTTGACTTCCATCAGCATTACTGACCTAACTGTGCAATGTgtcaaataaataattattttGTAGCTTTGCAACCCCACCTTGCTTTCTGCGCAGAGGTAATCCAAAATGAATCTCAACAAAACATTGACAGACAGCTTATTTACAATCCTTTTAAATGAAAACTTATTGTGTTAGTCAAGGTGTTATAATGCATTAATAACACTTTAACAATGATAATTAGCTACACATCACTACACTGACATCAACTCATATCTAAAACTGGGATTTCCCATTCTCATCTCCAAATACATGCACAACTCATGGAGGATAGTCCAACCGGTAGTGTGGTTGGCAGGGAACAAACATGTCTCTCTGGCTGGAGACCTTTAGTATTAGCTTTCCTCGGTACAACT from Oncorhynchus masou masou isolate Uvic2021 chromosome 3, UVic_Omas_1.1, whole genome shotgun sequence includes these protein-coding regions:
- the LOC135515505 gene encoding tissue factor-like — encoded protein: MEDVRTFLHFGVLLSSVLFTIGAAGEDYFPEAMDVQWVSNNFKTILTWGPEPTNYTYTVEFSRVGKDRQRNPHCIRSSRTECDLTNELRNLQETYSADILSEPLPGVTSDLVEFPYTRADRFSPYKHTKIGGPAFKIVQSEDKTKMTLHIQDPLTPLYKDDQLLTIRDIFKSDLKYRVIYNKAGSTGKKEKMSDLRDVELTNLDKGQSYCVIVAAYIPSRSAQKRLGDWSKAQCSPRENKTIFEEFSFGVISGAIGIMLAIFIILITLTVVCCKRCCCKKTKTVDKDNLQMSPV